A genomic segment from Dehalococcoidia bacterium encodes:
- a CDS encoding alpha-galactosidase — translation MSELPGTPGITGADGPIRGSGDWAVLLADGRRLLPADFRSGQFGANRREWRDGERGLRVTFEGNDGFMSAGERRTLTLTNSGSVPIELAEILVWCAESRVEAPGLTSPAGRAVWLHSRQMNGPVLSHRFAQGEAHPSYPASYVRRSAHETAYISASMSLDAAVDSTASELRGFITTARQFGELRWLVSTDESQTLRREAACLLDGWILRPEESVSSETLLYLQGEDPLLQTDEYARATAAAMQARVPPRAPSGWCSWYFYWNRVSEADVLQNLAALRRERGAVELVQIDDGWQSTTGDWLTANERFPSGMAALAGRIREAGFTPGLWLAPLVLHKDSQTFREHPDWAIRNRDGSVRFLQTWLGECAALDCTHPEARAWLRKVIGTAVTTWGYPYLKLDALVFAAQEDARYHEPNTTAAMNLRRGLEVCREAAGEETFILGCTCPFGPAIGLVDAMRVGPDVDALWFNGERPSAFQSLRMTLPRWFMHRRFWRNDPDCLVARDRADLTLVETRTLATGIAISGGNAMLSDDLAALSPERRALAESVLPPYGVAARPVDLLERELPRLFSFEQEAPRQGRRVVALFNWEDEPQAIAIDFAQLGVPAGQGQHVFEFWERLYRGVLQNGVPAERIEPHACRLYLLTPDAGHPCVVGAAAHTSMGALAIAAERWEAQRRELRITLAPSWERKDSLFIGLGDDRRDAGFSVSGATGAERAGALLRIDVDPALSREIAIAFAG, via the coding sequence GTGAGCGAGCTGCCGGGAACGCCCGGTATCACCGGCGCGGACGGCCCGATCCGGGGAAGCGGCGACTGGGCCGTGCTGCTGGCCGACGGCCGGCGACTGCTGCCCGCGGATTTCCGCTCCGGGCAGTTCGGCGCCAATCGCCGGGAATGGCGCGACGGCGAACGCGGGCTGCGCGTCACGTTCGAAGGCAACGACGGCTTCATGAGCGCCGGCGAGCGGCGCACGCTGACGCTGACCAATAGCGGTTCGGTCCCAATCGAGCTGGCTGAAATCCTTGTGTGGTGCGCCGAATCGCGGGTCGAAGCGCCGGGCCTGACATCGCCGGCGGGGCGGGCGGTGTGGCTGCACAGCCGCCAGATGAACGGGCCGGTGCTGAGCCATCGCTTCGCGCAGGGCGAGGCGCACCCGAGCTACCCCGCCAGCTACGTCCGCCGCTCCGCGCACGAAACGGCGTACATCAGCGCCTCGATGTCGCTTGATGCCGCGGTCGATAGCACGGCATCCGAGCTGCGCGGCTTCATCACGACGGCGCGGCAGTTCGGCGAGCTGCGCTGGCTCGTCTCGACGGACGAGAGCCAAACGCTGCGCCGCGAAGCTGCCTGCCTGCTCGACGGTTGGATCCTTCGGCCGGAAGAGAGCGTAAGCTCGGAGACGCTGCTCTACCTTCAGGGCGAAGACCCACTTCTCCAGACTGACGAGTACGCCCGCGCGACGGCCGCGGCGATGCAGGCCCGCGTGCCGCCGCGGGCGCCGAGCGGCTGGTGCTCCTGGTACTTCTACTGGAACCGCGTCTCCGAAGCGGACGTTCTGCAGAACCTGGCGGCGCTGCGACGCGAGCGCGGCGCCGTCGAGCTGGTGCAGATCGACGACGGCTGGCAGTCGACCACCGGTGACTGGCTCACGGCAAACGAGCGCTTCCCCTCGGGCATGGCGGCACTGGCCGGCCGCATCCGCGAGGCGGGCTTCACCCCCGGCCTCTGGCTGGCGCCGCTGGTGCTGCACAAGGACTCGCAGACCTTCCGCGAGCATCCAGACTGGGCGATCCGTAACCGCGACGGCTCGGTGCGCTTCTTGCAGACCTGGCTGGGCGAATGTGCCGCGCTCGACTGTACCCATCCCGAGGCGCGGGCCTGGCTGCGCAAGGTGATCGGCACGGCGGTCACCACCTGGGGCTACCCGTACCTCAAGCTCGACGCGCTGGTCTTCGCGGCGCAGGAAGACGCGCGCTACCACGAACCGAACACGACGGCGGCGATGAACCTGCGCCGCGGCCTTGAGGTCTGCCGTGAGGCCGCGGGCGAGGAGACCTTCATCCTCGGCTGCACCTGCCCCTTCGGCCCGGCCATCGGCCTCGTGGACGCCATGCGCGTGGGCCCGGACGTCGACGCGCTCTGGTTCAACGGCGAACGTCCCTCGGCCTTTCAGTCGCTGCGCATGACGCTGCCGCGCTGGTTCATGCATCGCCGCTTCTGGCGGAACGACCCGGACTGCCTGGTCGCCCGCGACAGGGCCGATTTGACGCTGGTGGAGACGCGCACGCTGGCCACCGGCATCGCCATCAGCGGTGGCAACGCCATGCTCAGCGACGATCTCGCCGCACTCAGCCCAGAGCGCCGCGCCCTGGCCGAGAGCGTGCTGCCGCCGTACGGCGTGGCCGCGCGCCCCGTGGACCTGCTCGAACGCGAATTGCCGCGCCTGTTCAGCTTCGAGCAGGAGGCGCCGCGGCAGGGCCGGCGGGTGGTGGCCCTGTTTAACTGGGAGGATGAGCCGCAAGCGATCGCGATCGACTTCGCGCAGCTCGGCGTCCCGGCGGGCCAGGGGCAGCACGTCTTCGAGTTCTGGGAACGGCTCTACCGCGGCGTGCTGCAGAACGGCGTGCCGGCGGAACGGATCGAGCCGCACGCCTGCCGACTCTACTTGCTTACCCCGGACGCGGGCCATCCCTGCGTCGTCGGCGCGGCAGCGCACACCAGCATGGGCGCGCTGGCCATCGCCGCCGAGCGCTGGGAGGCGCAGCGGCGCGAGCTGAGGATCACGCTGGCCCCCTCGTGGGAGCGGAAGGACAGCCTGTTCATCGGTCTGGGCGACGACCGCCGCGACGCCGGCTTCAGTGTAAGCGGCGCGACCGGCGCCGAGCGGGCCGGCGCGCTCTTGCGCATCGACGTTGATCCGGCGCTCTCGCGAGAGATTGCGATCGCCTTTGCGGGTTGA